In the genome of Meiothermus sp. CFH 77666, one region contains:
- a CDS encoding NAD(P)(+) transhydrogenase (Re/Si-specific) subunit beta, with protein MENFVELIYFLTALLFILGLKRMSSPNTARSGVIWAGVAMVAATLATFLLPNMHNQLLMLVAIVIGTVVAWIAAKRVQMTDMPQMVAIYNGMGGGAAGAIAAVELLRGEFGEAQGLKLLAILGALIGSVSFTGSLIAFAKLQGLMSSRPIQFPAQKLVNAGVGVGALLLALWVLVSQPGYPILAFFLLALSFGVLMTLPIGGGDMPVVISLYNAFTGLAVGFEGFAIGNAALIVAGTVVGAAGTLLTLLMAKAMNRSLWSVLVGGFGVEQEAGEVKGSLKPIDLEDAAVMLAYASKVIFVPGYGMAVAQAQHKLREVADVLEAKGIEVKYAIHPVAGRMPGHMNVLLAEAGVAYDKLYDLEDINPEFPQADVAVVIGANDVVNPAAHRKGSPLYGMPILDVDKAKNAIVIKRGQGKGFAGVENELFYADNTRMLYGDAQSVLGQLVQSLKKL; from the coding sequence ATGGAAAACTTTGTCGAGCTTATCTACTTCCTGACGGCGCTCCTGTTTATTCTGGGCCTCAAGCGCATGTCCTCGCCCAACACGGCCCGTAGCGGGGTGATCTGGGCCGGGGTTGCCATGGTGGCGGCAACGCTGGCGACCTTCCTGCTCCCCAACATGCACAACCAGCTTTTGATGCTGGTGGCTATCGTCATCGGCACGGTGGTGGCCTGGATTGCCGCCAAGCGCGTGCAGATGACCGACATGCCCCAGATGGTGGCCATCTACAACGGCATGGGTGGGGGCGCTGCCGGGGCCATTGCGGCGGTGGAGCTTCTGCGCGGAGAGTTTGGCGAGGCCCAGGGGCTCAAGTTGCTCGCTATTCTAGGTGCGCTGATCGGTTCGGTGTCCTTCACTGGGAGCCTGATTGCCTTTGCCAAGCTACAGGGCCTTATGTCGAGCCGCCCCATCCAGTTCCCAGCGCAAAAGCTGGTCAATGCCGGTGTGGGGGTGGGGGCCTTGCTGCTGGCTTTGTGGGTGCTCGTCAGCCAGCCGGGCTACCCCATCCTGGCTTTTTTCCTCCTGGCCCTCAGCTTTGGGGTCTTGATGACCCTGCCCATTGGCGGTGGGGATATGCCGGTGGTGATTTCGCTCTACAACGCCTTCACCGGCCTGGCGGTAGGCTTTGAGGGCTTTGCCATCGGGAATGCTGCTCTGATAGTGGCCGGTACGGTGGTCGGTGCGGCGGGTACGCTGCTCACCCTCCTGATGGCCAAGGCCATGAACCGCAGCCTGTGGAGCGTGCTGGTAGGGGGCTTTGGCGTTGAGCAGGAAGCAGGCGAGGTGAAGGGCAGCCTCAAGCCGATTGACCTGGAAGATGCGGCGGTCATGCTGGCTTACGCCTCCAAGGTTATCTTTGTACCCGGCTACGGAATGGCTGTGGCCCAGGCCCAGCACAAGCTGCGCGAGGTGGCAGATGTACTCGAGGCCAAGGGTATCGAGGTCAAGTACGCCATTCACCCGGTAGCGGGCCGGATGCCGGGGCACATGAACGTGTTGCTGGCCGAGGCGGGGGTGGCCTACGACAAGCTCTACGACCTCGAGGACATCAACCCCGAGTTCCCCCAGGCCGACGTGGCGGTGGTGATTGGCGCCAACGACGTGGTCAACCCCGCTGCTCATCGCAAGGGCTCCCCGCTTTACGGCATGCCTATTCTGGACGTGGACAAGGCCAAGAACGCCATTGTCATCAAGCGCGGGCAGGGCAAGGGGTTTGCCGGGGTGGAAAACGAGCTTTTCTACGCCGACAACACCCGCATGCTTTACGGCGATGCCCAGAGCGTACTGGGGCAGTTGGTGCAGTCGCTCAAAAAACTGTAA
- a CDS encoding NAD(P) transhydrogenase subunit alpha: MDSTWAALYIFLLAAFTGYEVISRVPVILHTPLMSGSNFIHGIVVVGAMVVLGHAETPLEQAIGFFGVILGAANAAGGYAVTERMLEMFERKPKGGQ; the protein is encoded by the coding sequence ATGGACTCAACCTGGGCTGCGCTCTATATCTTTTTGCTGGCGGCTTTTACTGGTTACGAAGTGATTAGCCGGGTGCCGGTGATTTTGCACACCCCCCTGATGTCGGGCTCTAACTTTATTCACGGCATTGTGGTGGTGGGGGCCATGGTGGTGCTGGGCCACGCCGAGACGCCCCTCGAGCAGGCCATTGGCTTCTTCGGGGTCATTCTGGGAGCCGCCAACGCTGCGGGGGGCTACGCCGTGACCGAACGGATGCTGGAAATGTTTGAGCGCAAGCCGAAAGGAGGCCAATAG
- a CDS encoding Re/Si-specific NAD(P)(+) transhydrogenase subunit alpha has protein sequence MVQIAVPKETAPGERRVALTPEVVSRLIKEGWGVRLEAGAGAEAYYSDEAYRNVGAEIVSRDQLFKGAQVVFTVQPLDQSDLAQLEPGTIVAGLMYPHRSPVRVQAMAAGKLTALAMELVPRITRAQSMDVLSSQATVAGYVAALIAARESSRFFPMLTTAAGTIRPAKVMVMGVGVAGLQAIATVRRLGANVWTYDVRKAAAEQALSLGAKVIELPISAEGEGGYARELTEEEKKIQHEALAKEVGSMDAVITTAQIPGRNAPILITKDMVERMNPGAVVVDLAAESGGNCELTQPGKTVEVNGVKIVGPLNLPSALSVHASEMYAKNLYNLSKLLIKDGQLAPDWSDEILAGALLTHQGEITHAPTRALVGGA, from the coding sequence ATGGTTCAAATAGCGGTACCCAAAGAAACCGCCCCAGGTGAACGCCGGGTGGCGCTCACGCCGGAGGTGGTGAGCCGTCTGATTAAGGAAGGCTGGGGTGTGCGCCTCGAGGCCGGTGCCGGCGCCGAGGCTTACTACTCCGATGAGGCGTACCGAAATGTGGGGGCCGAGATTGTATCCAGGGATCAGCTTTTCAAAGGTGCGCAGGTGGTTTTCACTGTACAGCCTCTGGATCAATCGGATCTGGCGCAGCTCGAGCCCGGCACCATTGTGGCGGGCCTGATGTACCCCCACCGCAGCCCGGTGCGGGTACAGGCCATGGCCGCCGGTAAGCTTACCGCCCTGGCCATGGAGCTTGTGCCCCGCATTACCCGGGCTCAGAGTATGGACGTGCTCTCCTCGCAGGCTACCGTGGCCGGCTATGTGGCCGCCCTGATAGCCGCGCGAGAGAGCAGCCGCTTTTTCCCCATGCTCACGACTGCGGCGGGCACCATCCGCCCTGCTAAGGTCATGGTGATGGGGGTGGGCGTGGCAGGCTTGCAGGCCATTGCTACGGTGCGCCGCCTGGGGGCTAATGTCTGGACCTACGACGTTCGCAAAGCGGCAGCCGAGCAAGCCCTGTCGCTAGGGGCCAAGGTTATTGAGCTACCCATCAGCGCCGAGGGCGAAGGGGGCTACGCCCGCGAGCTTACCGAGGAAGAAAAGAAAATCCAGCATGAAGCCCTGGCCAAAGAGGTGGGCAGTATGGATGCGGTCATCACCACCGCCCAGATTCCGGGCCGCAACGCGCCCATCCTCATTACCAAGGACATGGTCGAGCGGATGAACCCCGGTGCGGTGGTGGTAGACCTGGCCGCCGAGTCCGGGGGCAACTGCGAGCTGACCCAGCCGGGCAAGACGGTGGAGGTGAACGGGGTCAAGATTGTGGGGCCCCTGAACCTGCCCAGTGCGCTCTCGGTACACGCCAGCGAGATGTACGCCAAAAACCTCTACAACCTCTCCAAACTGCTCATCAAAGATGGTCAACTTGCCCCCGACTGGAGCGACGAGATTCTGGCCGGGGCGCTTCTAACCCACCAAGGCGAGATTACCCATGCGCCCACCAGGGCGCTCGTTGGAGGTGCCTGA
- a CDS encoding SDR family oxidoreductase, producing MDFQGKVVIVTGGASGMGEASAREFARAGAQVVIVDRNEAQARRVATELGADVRVGDVSDSAFCNTVVEETVRRHGRLDVLVNAAGIIVRASGEHTTDEQWNRIMGVNVSGTFFMCRAAIKAMKPQGSGAIVNFGSIWGDLGAAGVAAYCASKGAVHNLTRALALDHAKDGIRINAVCPGEVNTPMLQSERKEPVTPELLQRLADTVPMGRLADPVEIAQVVLFLASSKASYMTGSLVLVDAGFAAR from the coding sequence GTGGATTTCCAGGGAAAAGTGGTGATAGTGACCGGCGGGGCCTCGGGCATGGGGGAGGCTTCTGCCCGGGAGTTTGCCAGGGCCGGGGCCCAGGTGGTGATAGTGGATCGCAACGAGGCGCAAGCCCGCCGGGTCGCAACTGAACTGGGGGCAGACGTGCGGGTTGGGGATGTGAGCGATTCGGCCTTCTGTAACACTGTGGTGGAAGAAACGGTACGGCGGCATGGGCGGCTGGATGTGCTGGTCAATGCGGCGGGCATCATCGTGCGGGCCAGCGGCGAGCACACCACCGACGAGCAGTGGAACCGCATCATGGGGGTGAACGTGAGCGGCACTTTCTTCATGTGCCGGGCTGCCATCAAGGCCATGAAGCCTCAGGGTAGCGGCGCCATCGTCAACTTCGGCTCCATCTGGGGCGACCTAGGGGCCGCCGGGGTAGCCGCCTACTGTGCCAGCAAGGGCGCGGTACACAACCTCACCCGCGCACTGGCCCTCGACCACGCCAAAGATGGCATCCGCATCAACGCGGTCTGCCCTGGCGAGGTGAATACCCCCATGCTCCAGTCCGAGCGCAAGGAACCCGTCACCCCCGAACTTTTGCAACGCCTGGCCGATACCGTACCGATGGGCCGCCTGGCCGACCCGGTGGAGATTGCCCAGGTGGTGCTTTTTCTGGCCTCGAGCAAAGCCAGCTACATGACCGGCTCGCTGGTGCTGGTGGATGCCGGGTTTGCTGCCAGGTGA